One region of Flavobacterium pisciphilum genomic DNA includes:
- a CDS encoding DUF4290 domain-containing protein, whose product MNEKYKKENANDVVFNLEYNSERQHLIIPEYGRHLQKLIDQATAIEDVEQRNKAAKYIIQVMGSLNPHLRDVPDFQHKLWDQLFIMSDFKLDVESPYPIPSREVLQLKPDVLKYPQNYPKYRYYGNNIKYMIDVANKWEDGEMKNALVLVIANHMKKSYLSWNKDTVKDDVIFEHLYELSDGKINLLQSSEELLNTTDLLRTNKRISNKITPAGQPKIQNNKNTKGQGKPKPFQKNNNQKNV is encoded by the coding sequence ATGAACGAAAAATATAAAAAAGAAAATGCGAATGATGTTGTTTTTAATTTAGAATATAATTCTGAAAGACAACATTTAATCATTCCAGAATACGGTCGTCATTTGCAAAAATTGATAGACCAGGCTACTGCTATTGAAGACGTCGAACAACGTAACAAAGCGGCCAAATATATTATTCAGGTAATGGGAAGCTTGAATCCGCATTTGCGCGACGTGCCCGATTTTCAACACAAACTTTGGGACCAGCTTTTTATTATGTCTGATTTTAAATTAGATGTAGAATCACCATATCCAATACCATCTCGTGAAGTATTACAACTAAAACCAGATGTATTAAAATATCCGCAAAATTACCCAAAATACAGGTATTATGGTAACAACATCAAGTACATGATTGATGTTGCTAACAAATGGGAAGATGGTGAGATGAAGAATGCATTAGTATTGGTAATTGCCAATCATATGAAAAAATCATACTTGAGCTGGAATAAAGACACTGTAAAAGATGATGTTATTTTTGAGCATTTGTACGAACTGTCAGATGGAAAAATAAACCTTTTACAAAGTTCAGAAGAACTACTAAATACAACTGATTTATTGCGTACAAATAAACGTATATCAAATAAAATCACACCAGCTGGACAACCTAAAATTCAGAACAATAAGAATACAAAAGGTCAAGGAAAGCCAAAACCGTTTCAAAAGAATAATA
- a CDS encoding DUF493 family protein encodes MDEDKEKTTAEFYARLKVELDNTNTWPAEYLYKFIMPSVGDNVERVEKAFDSMGAVIKTTKSKTGKFTSVSIDVTMKSSDEVISKYQEVSIIEGIVSL; translated from the coding sequence ATGGACGAAGATAAAGAAAAAACCACCGCCGAATTTTACGCAAGATTAAAGGTTGAGTTAGATAATACTAACACTTGGCCAGCAGAGTATTTGTATAAATTTATTATGCCTTCAGTAGGTGATAATGTTGAGCGCGTAGAGAAAGCTTTTGATAGCATGGGAGCAGTAATTAAAACTACAAAATCTAAAACAGGTAAATTTACTAGTGTTTCGATAGATGTTACTATGAAAAGCTCAGATGAAGTAATCAGTAAATACCAAGAAGTTTCAATAATTGAAGGTATAGTTTCACTATAA
- a CDS encoding alpha/beta hydrolase family protein, with translation MRMPFFYLLLILAFTSNSITAQEIKTLTYFQNDSIKLELDLYLPLIKSDKKTPLVIFAHGGGFSGGDRFGEKNFAISLAQKGIAVANISYTLYMKGKDFGCNSTLSEKIKTIQIAVSDTWQATSFLIKNKNTYNIDDSKIFIAGISAGGEIAFHASFWDYKSMNLYSNNLPKNFKYKGLIGGSGAIMNVDLITSKNAIPMLLSHGSKDSTVPYGTGSHRSCPTDSMGFMTLSGSYAVYNRMTSLKKDIQLITSYGAEHEFCNYLFSKEPNHVLNFIDDVIAKRKFESHSIIPSEKKI, from the coding sequence ATGAGAATGCCCTTTTTCTATTTATTACTTATCCTTGCTTTTACCTCCAATTCTATTACCGCACAAGAAATCAAGACGTTAACTTATTTCCAAAACGACTCGATTAAATTGGAACTTGATTTGTATTTACCTCTAATAAAATCTGATAAAAAAACACCTCTTGTCATTTTTGCTCATGGTGGCGGTTTTTCTGGTGGAGATCGTTTTGGCGAAAAAAACTTCGCAATTAGCCTTGCTCAAAAAGGAATTGCTGTTGCAAATATTTCATACACTTTATACATGAAAGGTAAAGATTTTGGTTGCAACTCAACATTGTCTGAAAAAATTAAAACCATACAAATTGCCGTTAGCGATACTTGGCAAGCAACTTCATTTTTAATTAAAAACAAAAACACCTACAACATCGACGACTCCAAAATATTCATTGCAGGAATTAGTGCTGGTGGCGAAATTGCTTTCCATGCTTCTTTTTGGGATTACAAATCAATGAATTTATATTCTAACAATCTACCCAAAAACTTCAAATACAAAGGTTTAATTGGAGGCTCTGGAGCTATCATGAATGTAGATTTAATTACATCCAAAAATGCTATTCCAATGTTGCTTTCACACGGAAGTAAAGACTCAACTGTTCCTTATGGCACAGGTTCGCACCGCTCCTGCCCTACAGATTCTATGGGATTTATGACTCTTTCAGGCTCTTACGCTGTTTACAATCGTATGACTTCGTTAAAAAAGGACATTCAACTCATTACTTCTTATGGTGCTGAACATGAATTTTGCAATTACCTATTCAGTAAAGAACCAAATCACGTTCTTAACTTTATAGATGATGTTATTGCAAAAAGAAAATTTGAATCGCATAGTATCATTCCTTCTGAGAAGAAGATTTAG